caaactcatagtttaggattGTTTTATGGGTGATTAACTCGTGTTTTGATGATTTAAGGTGTTTAGAGTAAGATTTTCACCACACACACACTAATTAGGTATATTAATTAGTTTGTCGAAGTTTTGTAGTGAAAACAGGTTCAAACGAGCAGAAAATGAATGGAACGAGTCGAGGCAGAAGGTTTGCCCGGCCGGGGGTTTCCACACTAAGAAATGCCGGCTCGGGCGTTCTGAGGAGGAGTCCAGTAGGTTGGCCCGGCCAGACCTAATTTATGATCCGTAGGTGACACCCTTAACCCATACACCAATACATGTCCGAGTACATTGAGAACATTGTCCGATAGGATGTCTAGGTTTATTTGCAAATCAGTTATTTATTTCAAGTCAGTGTAGTTATTTCTGTTAGCTTTTTTCATTAGTTGTATTATGCCCCATCGTTCTTATATTTGTAATCAGTTTCTGACACCCAGTGTAAGGAGGTGAGCTATATACCAAATCCTAACAACAAACTTAATAAGGATTAACAATATTATGTGGTCGAAATTGAGACATCATATCATATGCAAACAACTATCAGGCTTGTGAGTTGTGATGGCAGCTTGGCTTCCTTGACTCCTTCACTTCATGGTCGACGTTTACACACGCACGCTGCATCGCATGCTCATTTCAATTcttgaaaattatttttctttttctctctttttatttGAAGTTAGGAATATTAGTTGGGCTTTCTCATTTATTTCATTCTTTTCTCTTTCTAAGCCCAACACTTGTGTATCCAAAAAACAGTCCGGCCCACACTTTAAACCATTCTAACTGTTTTGCTACTATTTAGttccttatttaaaaatatttcagACTTTTCATAtataattctaaaaaataatagtactaaatTTCAATTAACCTCTCGCAAATACttccaaattaatttaatcccgataaaaaatatcttaaacttttattaaaatatctctcaatttcttccaaattaatttaattctgaTAAAAAATCTTTATTGATCTTAAAATTTTACTCTaccaattattatttataattacaaCCCAGTATAttaaacaatataaatataaattgtaaCAAAACCAATCTTATTTGATATTTATGAACTgagaagtaaaaataaaataatcatgaACTGAAATCAATTACATTATGTACATGAATAATTTTGATGAGCAATTTGTTCATTTAAGTTAATTCAATAAAAGtgaaaagaaaattaatactaatataaaatatttatatatatgaacataaaaaaaaatggttGTTGAGGAATATAAATGAAGCTAGCTACCAATGTGGAATAAAACCAGTATCTGCTCAAGACCGGTTTAGGCCCATTTGTGAATGAGGCCAACAGCCCCGCCCCGTTTATTGCTGCATTGATTGCGCCATTATTCACTTGTAGAGGTAGAGCCGTTGAGGCATTTTTCCATGATTATCGATGAGAAgcaatttataattataatttatagtagtagtaataataatttaCTAGCCTACGCAGCTTTACATTATGCACAATTGCACATTAGTTACTATCATCCATCAataaattttccattttatcatttttgtccATCCACTGATAAACTTCTCATTTGCTTTATACGAAGTATTAATTTTAGTAATGGATTCCATTTCCACTAATTTTatttcacactcacattttattacttcataaaactaatacttcattcatcccaactaagttgagttgtGTTAGATGtctcaattaagttgagtcatttatatttctgacaaaaaataaaacatcaaactactcatactttattcaatcacctactttactctatctTTATCTTTCGtactttattcatttcttttttaacacaatttttcaatATTCGTGTCCAAAAGTTTTGGCATAGTTGGGACCGggagagtatataaaagtaggactcatcTTCCACTAAtcttttcaaccaactttctactactccctccgtcctaagaTAAACGAGTCATATTtcttttgggatgtcccactataagtgagtcattttcctttttagcaaaaaatcctcaactttattctttctttacttctctaattttttctctctcatactttaactatttaaatatcaattcatTAAATCTCGTGTCCAAAAGAAGTGTTTCGCATATCTTGGGACAAAGagagtacattttttttaactCGTGTCAGATCAAAACCCCTCTAATATTgatggacggaggaagtagttattttttaaatgaaaaaaatactagtactataattttaacgccaaaatattttttaaaatggtgATAAGAAACTCCATTAATAATCTTAATAAGCTCAGTTTAAAAACTAGGTActtttttttcacttatctTTTTCCCATTTAAAGAATTTATGATTTTCAGAACGAGTACTTGATACTGGGGATATTAAACGGGTTATTTTATCGGGTTTTGGAATAATCCTATTCATGTTGTTGTACTAATTGGGTGCGGGCTAATAGCATCCACAACGCACTCCTTTCGTTTCGTCCAGGGAGGGGGGATGAGATGGAATTGAAACACGTGGCAAGCGTTTTGCTCAACCATTGTAAGGCAATTCAAAGTGTGCCTTCGGAACTCCGAGATTTTGCTAGTCGACGTGCTTCCATGCGCTAAAAAAAAGTTCATGGGCACCTCCAAGCCTACCCctcgaagaaatttggacacACATCAACAAATTCCATCACTGAAGttcgtttttaatttttcaatttgcAGGACTAGTGCTTTTAACAAACTTTAATAAAgtgattttgttaattaaattattatgcatttcaattttatagattaatgtataattaaaaaataagacttttaaattaaatggaGAGGTATGAGTTGTAAAGGTTGAAAATTGAAGGGAATACGATGTGATAGTATTTAGAGGTATGACTTGAGATAACCTTAGTGGATATAACCTTAGATCAATATATTTCCTAACTAGCCGAGTTGATGCTCCAATTAAAGAAAATGAAACGAATTCAATTTTAAAGGAATTACACTAAGTAAGCTCTTCGGTGAGAAGGGTGTGAGAGAAGAGACATGTCATTTAATGTAAATTGCTAAAAATAGCATTGAAGTTAAAATATATACTTGTCTGTCTCACTCActcataatattatattttattatatatccCATATTATATTTCTActtgttctttttatttttattatctcttcatttaataaataaaataccatataAAATCTcgtattagaaaaaaaaaatatttgagttTGTTTGGAATTAGGATAGACAGTAGTTCGTTGTACTAAAGAGTAAAAAAGTAAGAAGTATTCAAGTAATACAAAATTCCTTCTAATCTAGAATTGTCCTTTTCAAAACGAAAGCGAGGAAAAGAAGACGATATTTAGAGTTTTGCCAGGCAGAAAACATTTACATGAGTCGGAGAGTAGTAATAATTGCGAGGTATTACTATTGAAATTAGCATTGATTAAGGAGAAATGCAAAGTCATTGATTTATGAACCCACTCTCTACTCTACTGGTTTCTTAGACACCCACATGATTTGTTTTCACACTCGCCCTCtccctctataaatacctctcTACCCACTGAAGCCCTGCCCTGCCCTGCCCTGCCCTAGACTTGTTATTTTTACACTCTAGAAATAAAAATGGCGGTGAAGACtactctcttcctctctctctgcTTTCTCTACTCACTTGTTTCTGCGCTTGCCCCTTTCGAAGGTATCTCCAACTTCCTTCCTCCTTCAGCTTCATTTTGTGTATAAATTACTCAGCATTTTCCAAATCATCTCGCATTTTCGTGTATAATTTGTGTGGTGTTTGAAACAGGGCTGCTTCCCAATGGGAACTTCGAAGAAGCCCCAAAGGCGACCGACATCAAGAAGACGGTGCTGCAGGGCAGGCACGCCCTCCCCAAATGGGAGATCCGCGGCCTGGTTGAGTACATCTCCGGCGGGCCCCAGCCCGGCGGTATGTTCTTCAACGTGGCCCACGGCATCCACGCGGTGCGCCTCGGCAACGAGGCGTCCGTCTCCCAGACCGTCCCTGTCCGGAACGGCACCCTCTATGCGCTCACGTTCGGCGCGTCGCGGACGTGCGCGCAGGACGAGGTGCTGAGGGTGTCCGTGCCGTCCCAGTTCGGCGACCTCCCCCTCCAGACCCTCTACAGCAGCAACGGCGGCGACACCTACGCCTGGGGCTTCCGCGCCACCTCTAACTCTGTCAAGGTTGTCTTCCACAACCCTGGAAAGCAGGAGGACCCCGCCTGCGGCCCCCTCCTCGACGCCGTCGCTATCAAGCCCCTCCCCCTCCCCACCCCCACTAGAGGTCAGTCAGACTCGAACCTGACATCTTTTCCTCAAATTAATAAGAATAGTGTCTTTTGGGCAAAGAAAAGAGATTAAGAATAGTGCGATTAAGTAGACGGTGAATAGAGTATTACTATTGCCGAAAATAGAACTGACTCATTTATCTTAGaactttccaaaatagaaaaatgacttaaTTTACATGGAACTGAGGGAGGGGGTACTATTTTACCACTGAGCCAACTGATGTTAACGTGAGTTGGCTAAGCAGCAGAAAGGTTAATGTCTGAAGACAGATTTTTCCGTGTATTTTTGATATGTCAGGTAACTTGGTGAGGAACGGCGGATTCGAGGAGGGGCCTCACATCCTGTTCAACTCATCCCATGGCGTCCTCATCCCGCCGAAGCAGGAGGACTCGACCTCGCCCCTCCCGGGCTGGATTATCGAGTCGCTCAAGGCTGTCAAGTTCATAGACTCGGGCCATTTCAACGTGCCCACGGGCAAGTCTGCTGTGGAGCTGGTTGCCGGGAGAGAGAGCGCCATTGCTCAAGTGATCAGGACGGTCCCGAACAAGGCCTACAGCCTCAAGTTCTCGGTTGGGGATGGCAAGAACGGGTGCCATGGATCGATGATGGTAGAGGCGTTTGCAGCCAAGGCAGTGATGAAGGCGCCCTTCAAATCGGAAGGGAAGGGCAAGTTTGAAACGTTCAGCTTCAAATTCACGGCGGTGTCGGATCGGACTAGATTGACATTCTTCAGCTCGTTCTACCACACCAAGGTTGAAGATTATGGAAGTCTTTGTGGGCCTGTTCTTGATCAAGTTGAGGTTCTTCCCCTTAAGGTGTAGGGAACTGATGGAGTTTGAAGTTGAGAAGGAATGCATGCTATTGCTTTCCGATTTTGTAACTGCATTATTAACTTCTCCTTTCCTACTTTCTTTAATACAAAACCGCGTTTCCAATCTCTCTTATATTATTGCAATAATAATATTGCTATGAATTGTTTACATTCCTAACTTTTAAATGCTCAGCTATGCATATAAGTAATCCTGAGACAAAAAAAGGCAAGGCAATGATACTAAGTAATCTATGGGAGAATGACCTCCAATATATTCAACATAAATTCCAACCAGTGTGGGTTCCAGTTCATGGACATAAAAATAGTGAACATAAAACCACTCTACATAAAATTGGCCAAGATTGAATCATAGTTGAAACAAATCTTGTTGATTTGAttgtaaattttttatatacttcaaaacattttcgatttgtaatattatttaatgcCGAGATAATGTGTAGTATTTGCTATACCTTTTAGAATACTTCTCCTAAACAATGTGCATAAATATAGTAGGTAGTTTAGAGATTTAGTTCAAAAAATATGTTATTACTTGTAATATTTTTAAGACGACTGTtatgtttttaaatttaaaattaattacacTAACAAAATGAAAACGAATTTTTTTAGGCATGGGAAATTAAAGGGTTAATATCATAGAAAAACGATAGGGAAGCTAAAATTATGATGCTAAGGTAAAATAGACTTATTTAGAAGTATCCAATTAAGtatgataataaaataatgaatgatAGTCATGTTATCTCAAACATTTACCTAAATTTGCACACATGAAAAAATCATGTCATCTCGATTTAAATTTGCAGACAATAAAAATGTATGatgtgaagaaattaaaattacctCTGTTACAATTCGACAATCGATATTTTTGGCCCTCTTTCAAATCCTAAAATACCCAAATGATACTGCCACCTAGGTCTTAGGTCTCACAATGAGAGTCACGTTTTGTtactttaccataaatgataaatatgtCATACATTTcagttccactaactcactttacttacattttccactaactttttcaacttattctttacatttcttcaAACTCATGCTCACAAGTCACACCAAATATTATtcctattatgggacggaggtagtagcaAATAGGAGTAGGGCTCCGTGTGATTGAGAATCGGGGGACATTGAATCGCTGATTAAGTATGGAACTCATCAGTGAAAGAATACAAACAAAATGTGCTAATACAGAGCATGGCATACACGATTAATTCTCATGTGTATACAGAATGAAATAATTGATGCCATCAACCTTATCatgttatgaaaaaaaaaagttatcatGTGGTGGGGGTTCAGTGTTGAAGAAAATAACCTTGTTTTGTGGTAGTATCACTTTTCACTTAGTAGCCTTGGTTTATTTAGAAACAACTACTGACTCTCTCACAAGAAAAATATGTAGAAAAAGGGAGACAGAGCTGGACCATTAGGCAAACGCCCACATAAAGTTCTTTACATGGATTCGCACAAATGAATTCTTATTATGATTAATAAACCCTATCTCCCTTTTAGAAATTCTTTTAATATGAGAGCACCCGCAATGCGGGCAGCCGGctttccgcgtgccgttccgccggaacgactttgcagcggaacgcgttgcggagCAAGGTTTCGTCGAGGttccgttcccatgccgtgccgggtgccgacggcacgactCGCGGCACGGTCTGTCCCGCCACGcacttcggcgacgtggctctcccccgcgtcgtgcgtgacgcccactcgccggcccgcgagtgggcgacgtcacgtgctgacgcaataattatttttttaaaaaaaattcaattttataaaaaaaattaacggtattattaccgtttttttaccgttttttaatttttttaattttttttcattttcttattctataaatactcataattcatcctcatttcacacacaactacacatctattctttctaaatcaacttcatttcctctccaattttcatattcaatctcttcacaaaatgtccggcgacggcaactacggcggtggcggctccggtgggtgggatctcaacgcgttcggcgattgggagaccatgtacaacacacttggtggttccggttcgtcgacgccgggcacctaggggtcggcgacgccgggtgggtaccaaccacccactttcgatatggatgcatacgctcgaccCTCCGCCTCGCGGCCTTCTCAGGGATTGTCCCAGATTcaggaggatatccccgttgaacccacccagggaggaggccgaggcggtggaagctccaggacTGCGTCTGAGGCagccgaggaggaggaagaacagGAGGAGGaaccggaggatctgggccggcatccgtacagcaatgaagaaacaaaggcggtgtacaacgcctggctcaccgtctcgtacgatcccatcgtcgggagaccatgtacaacacacttgtgtgttttttattttttttaagtttaagttgtaattttttttaatgttgtgtgtttttttaataaagtgtgtttgttttaattgaattgggttggaaataaaaataagaaatgaaattgaatgaatagtaatttaaggaacggttaaggaacggctaaggaacggagggttgcaggttccgttccttagttaaggaatggagtaaaaaagtacagtagggcccgcaaatagtagtttaaggaacggtataggaacagcgttgtggatggcctgacTAGTAGTTTGTTCTCCATGCATTGGATTTGTGACACATTAGTCAAAAAGAAATCCCTCTAACCTTGAATTTGCATCTTGCCAGAATGAGCCAATTAATTTCAAAGCCACAAATACGAAATGCACATATCAATAAAAGAATTTATAAATACTGAtattttaaagaaaacaaatccaATTTAGGAACCATTGTGGATTAAGAAACCAAGTTTGACTGATAGCGGATTACTCCATCTGCATTCTGTTCCATAACAAAGAATGTTGGGAGATTAGCTACCCTTTGTACAGATTCTAGTTAGCACTACACTGCATTAGACAAGACTGATAAACATCTACAAATCGACTAACGCATTAGTCAATCGCCACCAGACGAGAGCCCTCTCTGCTACATTGAGAGTTCATCATCCAACACTAACCTTGTCAATCATGTTGTGAGGTTCCTTCTCGTAGCTTCCATCTTCAGCAGGAGATCCTTGATATCCGTTTCCATCCTCATTTTCATACTGAAGTATTCATGATATGCTCTTTCAAGAGCCTGGAGCTCTTCCACCTTCTGTTTTCGCATCTCCTCAGCTTCAGCCAAACGAAGTTTGCTGATCCGGCTTGTgtattcttcttcaattctttcgCTCTTGCTCACTGAAATACGTTTCAGAGCTTCAGATTCCTTTCTTGCATCTTCTGCGCGTGCTTGAAACATCTTAGCCTCAGCATGTTTGATTCTCACAATGCTATCCAGTTCATCAAACATAGGCTCCTTCTGGGCAAAATTTTGGATATCCATGTTCGATGTGTATTTATCCTTCTTGTTGGTGTCATAGTCATGAAGTAAACTGACAGGATCTCCCAAGAGAGGAGCCTTTTCTGGATAAACAGGCTTCATCCACTCAGCTCCTTGGCTGGACCCAGCAATGCCATTACTgccttcttgttttcttgtttgcGACTCTTTTCTAGTTTCAACAATGTTGCCACTCCTTTCCAAATTGGATTCTGTGACAACACAAAGCCGCAAGCAAATTTAAGTCGTCTAATAggcaattaaaaataaattcagGTAAAGCCAAGATGTGAAAATGGCATGTTGATGCATGAAATAAGAAACTCTCAAAACTTCCATGATCAACTGTGACATTTATATAACAAGTTAAAATATATGGTTTCAAAAGTAATAAGTGGCTTAAAACGAAGAagccaaatctgaaatcaactAGTAGTAGCAAAAGATACAATTATAGCAGATTGAAGTACTATTGAAAACATGAAACAAACTTACATGGGAATGAAAGATGCTTTAGGACTTTGGGTGATAGAAATTAGCATATTATAATTGCAACATTTTGTAAAATGTACAAACAAGCAACAGTCCCTCTGAAAAAACATGACTGAACTAGATGTGAATAGATAATGTATAATCGGGGAAATCAATAGTGAGTACTGATGCTGATCACGTTTTGCAGCTAGTAACTTTGTAGAACATACGCGAACCCAAGAAAACAGCAAAAGACAAATAAGTCAACTGAACCAGTGCACCAGTTTTAACAAACAAAACCACGTCCGCCATTGGTATCTCTACTCTTGATCACCCAAATTCTGAATATACTAAAACTTGCATGCTACGGCTTAGATATTGTTCAACAAAATACCAACAATAACAGATGGAAAAATAATGTTTCGAGAAGTTTAGAGCAAAAGAGGATATCATACTCTTGGTCTTCCCCACTACACGAATTTCATAAAATGCTCTTTCTGCAATTGTTTACCCAGCTCCAATATAATGCATGATGTGATTTGATTATGCAGTACATAAAGGAATTTTTAATAAACAAATGAGAAGATAGACCAGACATACCAGTGAAAAAGTTTATTATATGATTCTGAACCTCCTGAAAATCTGATCTGTTAGCCAATCTAGACAGCATCTGCACAGCAATTTCATGGAGCTGTTTCCCTCTAACATCCTCACTGGCATAAAATATTCTTCTCACATATTCAAGTTCTCTAGAAAGATTTTCTGCAGTCCATTCTTTGATGAAGTTCTGGAAAACTTCCTTAACAAAACCAAACATCTCAGAAGGATGATCACAGGCAACACAGTAGAACTGCATTTCTGTGGTGCCTTTAGCACCGGATGCACTACGCCCATTTCTGATATGAGATTTGCGTAACCCACAATCTGCATGGCACCAATGTAAGCATACATCACAACCGACCCAACTACATGTGTTAGATGCCATGTCAAACTTTGAACACACAAGACACATGCAATCCCTGCAAAAGTCACTCCGCTGCGAACATATTTTGCAGTCACATTCATCCACTGGAAGAAGACTCCGACAATCGAGATTTCTACATCGCATATTGAGATATATTTCTGCCAAATCTGACGATGTGATATCATATTTCGGCAGAACAAATTCACGAAGCCCTGTTTTCAAAGCCAACAAGATCTCCAATTGTGTACGATTTGCATTTAGTAGCATGTCCAAAGTAATGTCTGACCTCTTCTGTAATGCCTTCTGCAAAGCACTCAGCTGCCACTGCTTACTT
This sequence is a window from Salvia splendens isolate huo1 chromosome 5, SspV2, whole genome shotgun sequence. Protein-coding genes within it:
- the LOC121802473 gene encoding uncharacterized protein LOC121802473; the encoded protein is MAVKTTLFLSLCFLYSLVSALAPFEGLLPNGNFEEAPKATDIKKTVLQGRHALPKWEIRGLVEYISGGPQPGGMFFNVAHGIHAVRLGNEASVSQTVPVRNGTLYALTFGASRTCAQDEVLRVSVPSQFGDLPLQTLYSSNGGDTYAWGFRATSNSVKVVFHNPGKQEDPACGPLLDAVAIKPLPLPTPTRGNLVRNGGFEEGPHILFNSSHGVLIPPKQEDSTSPLPGWIIESLKAVKFIDSGHFNVPTGKSAVELVAGRESAIAQVIRTVPNKAYSLKFSVGDGKNGCHGSMMVEAFAAKAVMKAPFKSEGKGKFETFSFKFTAVSDRTRLTFFSSFYHTKVEDYGSLCGPVLDQVEVLPLKV